A window from Tenacibaculum singaporense encodes these proteins:
- a CDS encoding DUF2200 domain-containing protein, with protein MKTTPKHDERIANMTFASVYPHYVTKVEKKGRTKEELHQVIEWLTGFNNQKLNKLIDQKVTFETFFKEANLNPNAHLITGVICGYRIEEIETPLTKQVRYLDKLVDELAKGRKMEKILR; from the coding sequence ATGAAAACAACACCAAAACACGACGAAAGAATTGCAAACATGACCTTTGCTTCTGTTTATCCACACTATGTTACGAAAGTTGAGAAAAAAGGAAGAACAAAAGAAGAGCTGCACCAAGTAATTGAATGGCTTACCGGTTTTAACAACCAAAAATTAAACAAATTAATTGATCAAAAAGTAACTTTTGAAACCTTCTTCAAAGAAGCCAACTTAAACCCAAATGCCCATTTGATTACAGGTGTTATTTGTGGTTATCGAATAGAAGAAATCGAAACTCCGTTAACGAAGCAAGTTCGTTATTTAGACAAGCTTGTAGATGAATTAGCTAAAGGTCGTAAAATGGAGAAAATTTTACGATAA
- a CDS encoding carboxypeptidase-like regulatory domain-containing protein, with translation MKKFILLLLLPSLVFAQKTATVKGIITNKFNTPIEGVTISYLSKGTTTDANGMYQFTIPIRKTVTVTFTHVSYKTLVKKFTSRGKRSFNFSPTLQIKSEELEEVIVKNQQKEAQGITKIKTKKVKNILGANAGVENILMTLPGVSNNNELSTQYNVRGGNFDENLVYVNGIEVYRPFLIRSGQQEGLSFTNPHMIQNINFSSGGFQAKYGDKLSSVLDITYRKPTNFGIQLDLSLLGGSFTIEDTFANNKLSAIVGVRYRDNSLFVNNKQTEVNFRPQFTDVQSFLSYQATNKLTLNFLGNFSLNNYNYKPLTRKTRFGTLTNPLELIVFYQGQEKDRFQTLFGAFSADYQVNDNLKLTGTISSFNTQEEEYFDIAAAYAIGEVNSNIGSEDFGEVEFSQGIGSQINHARNDLDALISNIQLKATLKDGNNEWKAGIKYQKENIKDRIREWEVIDSLGFSVRPPHHTGNNQPYEPFTGPIEPYRNVRAENETDINRITSFLQFSRKAMWNDHQVWMNIGVRSHYWSIKTAFTNNFSQTTFSPRAQFAIKPDWESDMLFRISGGWYSQPPFYKELRDYDGQVHPEVKAQRSIHIVAGNEYSFNVWERPFKLVTELYYKDLSDVNAYSVDNVRIRYRADNVTNAYAYGLDVRLNGEFVPGNDSWVSFGYLKTEENINNRGYIARPTDQRLKFGVLFQDYVPNLPDLKAYLNLVYNTGLPGGAPAYADVYQFQNRLNDYKRADVGISYVFADANKQHTTGFLRSFKELTAGIELFNIFDIRNSNTNTWVRDAYSKNQYGIPNYMTGRVLNFKLGMQF, from the coding sequence TTGAAAAAATTTATTCTTTTATTACTGCTCCCTTCACTAGTTTTTGCACAAAAAACAGCTACAGTAAAAGGAATCATTACCAATAAATTCAATACACCTATTGAAGGAGTTACGATTTCCTATTTATCTAAAGGAACAACTACTGATGCTAACGGAATGTATCAATTTACAATTCCTATTCGTAAAACAGTTACCGTTACATTTACCCACGTTTCTTATAAAACTTTGGTGAAAAAATTCACTTCTAGAGGAAAAAGAAGCTTTAATTTCTCCCCTACTTTACAAATTAAGAGTGAAGAGTTGGAAGAAGTTATCGTTAAAAACCAACAAAAAGAAGCACAAGGTATTACCAAAATAAAAACTAAAAAGGTAAAAAACATACTTGGTGCTAATGCTGGTGTTGAAAATATACTAATGACATTACCTGGAGTTAGTAACAACAACGAATTAAGCACTCAATACAATGTTCGGGGTGGTAATTTTGATGAAAACCTAGTATATGTTAACGGAATTGAAGTGTATCGTCCATTTTTAATCCGCTCTGGTCAACAAGAAGGCTTAAGTTTTACCAATCCGCACATGATTCAGAATATTAATTTCTCTTCAGGTGGATTTCAAGCAAAATACGGAGATAAACTATCTTCTGTTTTGGATATTACCTATCGAAAACCAACCAATTTTGGTATACAATTAGATTTGAGTTTATTAGGAGGAAGTTTTACTATTGAAGATACTTTTGCTAATAATAAGCTAAGTGCAATTGTTGGTGTTCGTTATCGTGATAATAGCTTATTTGTAAATAATAAGCAGACTGAAGTTAACTTTAGACCCCAATTTACAGATGTTCAATCATTTTTAAGCTACCAAGCCACTAATAAACTCACATTAAACTTCTTAGGAAACTTCTCTCTCAACAATTACAATTACAAACCATTAACTCGTAAAACCCGATTTGGAACCTTAACAAATCCGCTAGAGTTAATTGTTTTTTATCAAGGGCAAGAAAAAGATCGTTTTCAAACCTTATTTGGAGCATTCTCTGCTGATTATCAAGTTAACGACAATCTAAAACTTACTGGTACTATTTCTTCTTTTAATACACAAGAAGAAGAATATTTTGATATTGCTGCCGCTTACGCCATAGGTGAAGTAAATAGCAATATTGGTTCTGAAGATTTTGGTGAAGTTGAATTTTCTCAAGGAATAGGTTCACAAATTAATCATGCACGTAACGACTTGGATGCTTTAATCAGCAATATTCAACTAAAAGCTACTTTAAAAGATGGTAATAATGAATGGAAAGCTGGTATTAAATACCAAAAGGAAAATATTAAAGACCGTATTCGTGAATGGGAAGTGATAGATTCATTAGGTTTTTCTGTTCGTCCACCACACCACACCGGAAATAATCAACCATACGAACCTTTTACAGGTCCTATTGAGCCTTACAGAAATGTGAGAGCAGAAAATGAAACAGACATTAACCGTATTACTAGTTTCTTACAATTCAGTAGAAAAGCAATGTGGAATGACCATCAAGTTTGGATGAATATTGGAGTTCGTTCTCATTATTGGTCTATAAAAACAGCTTTTACTAATAATTTTTCTCAAACAACCTTTAGTCCTAGAGCACAATTTGCTATTAAACCTGATTGGGAGAGCGATATGCTATTTAGAATATCTGGTGGATGGTATTCACAACCTCCATTTTATAAGGAATTACGTGATTATGACGGACAAGTACACCCTGAAGTAAAAGCGCAAAGGTCAATTCACATAGTTGCTGGGAATGAATATAGTTTCAACGTATGGGAACGCCCTTTTAAATTAGTTACTGAACTCTATTACAAAGATTTATCAGATGTAAATGCTTACTCTGTTGATAATGTCCGCATTCGTTATCGCGCAGACAATGTTACTAATGCCTATGCTTACGGTTTAGATGTTCGTTTAAACGGAGAATTTGTACCTGGTAACGACAGTTGGGTTAGCTTTGGTTATTTAAAAACCGAAGAAAATATTAACAATAGAGGTTATATTGCTCGACCAACTGATCAACGGTTAAAATTTGGTGTATTATTTCAAGATTATGTACCTAACTTACCTGACTTAAAAGCTTATCTAAACCTTGTTTATAACACTGGGTTACCTGGTGGAGCTCCTGCTTACGCTGATGTATATCAATTTCAAAATCGTTTGAACGATTATAAACGTGCCGATGTCGGAATTTCTTATGTTTTTGCTGATGCTAATAAACAACATACAACTGGCTTTTTACGAAGCTTTAAAGAACTAACTGCCGGCATAGAACTTTTTAATATTTTCGATATTCGTAATTCCAATACCAATACATGGGTGCGTGATGCTTACAGTAAAAATCAATACGGCATTCCTAACTATATGACTGGAAGAGTGCTAAACTTTAAATTAGGAATGCAGTTTTAA
- a CDS encoding M23 family metallopeptidase: MKFYFSLILLVFFISGNAQNKYPRNYFSNPLKIPIILSGTFGELRSNHFHSGIDIKTQGKEGIPIYAPADGYVSRIKVQQYGFGKALYITHPNGYTTVYAHLKRFEPSIQRYVKSIQYKKEKYSTGNLFLKSDKFPVKKGQLIGYTGDTGSSGGPHLHYEIRNTQTEHIINPMHFGLTAKDDKTPTVQKLMAYPLSDDARINNSALESVISFKNNGNGDYVAEKITASGTIGFGISVFDRLNGALNKNGIYSLEMKVNGQRVYYHDVETFSFAESKYINLLIDYKHYKKYKNRVQRTHKVKANRLNLYEDLVNNGEVHIEDGANYNIEIIAKDFKHNTSKVRIPVRGTASNLVFKEKDTTNYKIIATNFNKFHQKNVTVAFPKNTFYKDCFIDFKVENGTAKVHDPTIPLDKRYTLTFETSFLTEDQKQHVYIANVTNPRYPRYTSTKKKIDKVYTTTKLLGSYALRFDTEKPTIQLYNFSNNQWISKNKTLKVKISDKETGIKNYRATIDGEWILMEYNHKKRILTYDFNDKKLVGSKHIFKLVVSDNVGNTETVSATFFRKVN; encoded by the coding sequence TTGAAATTTTATTTTTCTCTTATTTTATTAGTCTTTTTTATTAGTGGAAATGCACAAAATAAATATCCACGAAATTATTTTTCAAATCCTTTGAAAATACCCATAATATTATCTGGTACTTTTGGAGAGTTACGAAGTAATCATTTTCACTCAGGAATAGATATTAAAACCCAGGGGAAAGAAGGTATTCCTATTTATGCACCGGCAGATGGCTATGTTTCTCGTATAAAAGTACAGCAATATGGTTTTGGAAAAGCTTTGTATATAACACATCCTAATGGTTATACTACTGTATATGCCCATTTAAAACGATTTGAGCCAAGTATTCAACGATATGTAAAAAGCATCCAGTATAAAAAAGAAAAATATAGTACTGGAAATCTTTTCCTCAAATCAGATAAATTTCCTGTAAAAAAAGGGCAACTTATTGGTTATACTGGTGACACAGGTAGTTCTGGAGGTCCACACTTACATTATGAAATTAGGAATACACAAACAGAACATATTATAAACCCAATGCATTTTGGCTTAACGGCTAAGGATGATAAAACTCCTACTGTTCAAAAGCTAATGGCATATCCACTAAGTGACGATGCTAGGATTAATAATTCTGCTTTAGAATCTGTTATTTCTTTCAAAAATAACGGTAATGGTGATTATGTAGCTGAAAAAATTACCGCTAGTGGTACTATTGGTTTTGGCATTAGTGTATTTGACCGATTAAATGGTGCTTTGAATAAAAATGGAATTTATAGCTTAGAGATGAAAGTAAATGGTCAACGCGTATATTATCATGATGTTGAAACTTTTTCTTTTGCTGAAAGCAAATATATTAATCTGTTAATAGACTATAAACACTATAAAAAGTATAAAAACAGAGTACAAAGAACACATAAAGTAAAAGCAAATAGACTTAACTTGTATGAAGATTTGGTAAATAACGGAGAGGTTCATATTGAAGACGGAGCTAATTACAATATTGAGATTATAGCCAAAGATTTTAAGCACAACACTTCTAAAGTAAGAATACCAGTTAGAGGAACTGCAAGCAATTTAGTATTTAAGGAAAAAGATACTACTAACTATAAAATTATAGCAACTAACTTTAATAAATTTCATCAAAAAAATGTAACAGTTGCTTTTCCTAAAAACACTTTTTATAAAGATTGTTTTATTGATTTTAAGGTTGAAAATGGTACTGCTAAGGTTCACGATCCTACAATTCCTTTAGACAAACGTTATACACTAACTTTTGAGACTTCTTTTTTAACAGAAGACCAAAAACAACATGTATATATCGCTAATGTTACAAATCCTAGATATCCAAGATATACATCTACTAAAAAGAAAATAGACAAAGTATATACCACTACTAAACTTTTAGGTAGTTATGCCTTGCGTTTTGACACTGAAAAACCAACAATTCAATTGTATAATTTTAGTAATAACCAATGGATTTCTAAAAACAAAACTCTTAAAGTTAAAATCAGTGATAAAGAAACCGGTATTAAAAATTACCGCGCTACTATTGATGGTGAATGGATTTTAATGGAGTATAACCATAAAAAAAGAATCCTTACATACGATTTTAATGATAAAAAGTTGGTAGGTAGCAAACATATTTTTAAACTTGTAGTCTCTGATAATGTGGGAAATACTGAAACAGTTTCAGCAACATTTTTCAGAAAAGTAAACTAA
- a CDS encoding cell division protein ZapA has protein sequence MAKIKVNVVIAGRTYPLSVNSTDEEEGLRKAAKSINELIASYEQSYAVADKQDVLAMSALQFASKAEIVSLKNTKEKAEVLQKINELTNLLEDHL, from the coding sequence ATGGCAAAAATAAAAGTTAATGTGGTAATTGCTGGTAGAACGTATCCGTTGAGTGTAAATAGTACCGATGAAGAAGAGGGGTTACGTAAAGCAGCGAAAAGTATTAATGAATTAATTGCCAGTTATGAACAAAGTTATGCGGTAGCAGATAAGCAAGATGTTTTAGCAATGAGTGCTTTACAATTTGCATCAAAAGCGGAAATAGTATCGTTAAAAAATACTAAAGAAAAAGCCGAAGTATTGCAAAAGATAAATGAATTGACTAACTTGCTAGAAGATCATTTATAA
- the rny gene encoding ribonuclease Y: MEGILFPVLAGIIGVAVGFFIAKMLEKSNANKLIQETKKEANSILKEAKVEAEAIKKDKILQAKEKFIELKSEHEKVILSREKKVSDVEKRIRDKESQVSSELDKTKKLNKQLEKKEADFDYKLEFLEKKESELEKMHKRHVDMLEQISGLSADEAKTELVASLKDEAKSDAMSFIQDTIEEAKMTAQQEARKVVLNTIQRVGVEQAVENCVSVFNLESDDVKGRIIGREGRNIRALESATGVEIIVDDTPEAIILSCFDPVRREIARLSMHKLVTDGRIHPARIEEIVKKTEKQITQEIIEVGKRTVIDLGIHGLHPELIKTVGRMKYRSSYGQNLLQHSREVANLCGIMAAEMGLNAKAAKRAGLLHDIGKVPETESELPHALLGMQWAEKYGEKPDVCNAIGAHHDEIEMKSLIAPIVQVCDAISGARPGARRQVLDSYIQRLKDLEDIAFGFNGVQKAYAIQAGRELRVMVESAKVNDTKAAELSFNISQKIQNDMTYPGQVKVTVIRETRAVNVAK, translated from the coding sequence ATGGAGGGAATATTATTTCCTGTTTTAGCAGGAATTATAGGTGTAGCAGTAGGTTTTTTTATTGCTAAAATGTTAGAAAAATCTAATGCAAATAAATTAATACAAGAAACAAAAAAGGAGGCTAATAGCATATTAAAAGAAGCTAAAGTAGAAGCTGAAGCAATAAAAAAGGATAAGATTTTACAAGCTAAGGAAAAGTTTATAGAGCTTAAATCTGAGCATGAAAAAGTAATCTTGTCACGAGAAAAGAAAGTTTCTGATGTAGAAAAAAGAATAAGAGATAAAGAAAGTCAAGTTTCATCAGAACTAGATAAAACCAAAAAACTTAATAAACAGTTAGAAAAGAAAGAAGCTGATTTTGATTATAAATTAGAATTTTTAGAAAAGAAAGAGTCAGAGTTAGAAAAAATGCACAAGCGTCATGTAGATATGCTTGAGCAAATATCTGGATTATCTGCAGATGAAGCTAAGACAGAATTGGTAGCATCATTAAAAGACGAAGCAAAATCTGATGCTATGTCTTTCATTCAAGATACTATTGAAGAGGCTAAAATGACAGCACAACAAGAAGCTCGTAAGGTAGTTTTAAACACTATACAAAGAGTAGGAGTAGAGCAAGCTGTAGAAAATTGTGTGTCAGTATTTAACTTAGAGTCGGATGACGTTAAAGGTAGAATTATTGGTAGAGAAGGACGAAACATCCGTGCTTTAGAATCTGCAACTGGAGTTGAGATTATTGTAGATGATACGCCTGAAGCAATTATTTTATCGTGTTTCGATCCTGTTCGTCGTGAAATTGCTCGTTTATCAATGCATAAATTAGTTACAGACGGAAGAATTCACCCAGCAAGAATTGAAGAGATTGTAAAGAAAACCGAAAAGCAAATAACTCAAGAGATTATTGAAGTAGGTAAACGTACTGTTATTGATTTAGGAATTCATGGTTTACATCCTGAATTGATTAAAACAGTAGGACGCATGAAGTATCGTTCTTCTTATGGTCAAAATTTATTACAACACTCACGTGAAGTAGCAAACCTTTGTGGTATTATGGCTGCTGAAATGGGATTAAATGCAAAAGCAGCTAAGCGTGCAGGTTTATTACACGATATAGGTAAAGTACCTGAAACAGAAAGCGAATTACCACACGCATTATTAGGAATGCAATGGGCAGAAAAATATGGAGAGAAACCAGATGTATGTAATGCAATTGGTGCTCACCATGATGAAATTGAAATGAAGAGTTTAATAGCTCCTATAGTACAAGTATGTGATGCAATTTCAGGAGCAAGACCTGGTGCACGTCGTCAAGTATTAGATTCTTATATTCAACGTTTAAAAGATTTAGAAGATATTGCCTTTGGATTTAATGGTGTACAAAAGGCTTATGCTATTCAAGCAGGGCGTGAATTAAGAGTTATGGTAGAAAGTGCTAAAGTAAACGATACTAAAGCTGCTGAATTATCATTTAATATTTCTCAAAAAATTCAGAATGATATGACTTATCCAGGACAGGTTAAGGTTACTGTAATTAGAGAAACAAGAGCAGTAAACGTAGCGAAGTAA
- a CDS encoding DinB family protein, with product MIAAIDKNLQRGIKLLEAISDEQYSDTSIPPYYSSIGANMRHILDVFACIFNGLNKKCVDFSDRERNQLAEQKTASGIAYFKEVIEQLYCLKEEDFDTIISVTDDLGTGKVTANYTLGSALIQAHSHAIHHFASIGFIINQLGIELPDADFGYNPTTPKKELVK from the coding sequence ATGATAGCAGCTATTGATAAAAATTTACAAAGAGGAATTAAACTATTAGAAGCGATTAGTGATGAACAATATAGCGATACGTCAATTCCTCCTTATTATTCAAGTATAGGTGCTAACATGAGACACATTCTAGATGTTTTTGCTTGCATTTTTAATGGGTTGAATAAAAAATGTGTTGATTTTTCTGATAGAGAACGCAATCAACTAGCAGAACAAAAAACAGCCTCTGGAATTGCGTATTTTAAAGAAGTTATTGAGCAATTATACTGTTTAAAGGAAGAAGATTTTGATACAATTATTTCTGTTACAGATGATTTAGGAACAGGAAAAGTTACGGCAAATTATACTTTAGGTAGCGCTTTGATACAAGCGCATAGTCATGCAATACATCATTTTGCTAGTATAGGGTTTATTATAAATCAATTAGGAATAGAGTTGCCAGATGCAGATTTTGGATATAATCCTACAACACCAAAAAAAGAGCTAGTAAAATAA
- a CDS encoding gliding motility-associated C-terminal domain-containing protein: MKKLLLFILINTTYVVTAQTGFHNTGNVQLHSGSKIGFHINLINNGTIDNTIGFAGFYADSEVRTISGTNQVTFFNVEIDALQNLELYNSLGIRNQLSFINGQIITPRNNTNISLDFIDYDFYAGEDNERHVNGYTSLKQGNKNTSSFTFPVGDGTMIRTMSLPHTDKNYFFKGAYFYEDPNFPTNFTANFLTDQKQAVIENISNIEFWDLDGKNETQITLTWNNRSDIASLANQISQLIVVGWSKTENQWVNLDVLRVTGDLSEGTITSAPFVPNDYEIITIGSLLGDEINADNNNILISPNGDNLNDFLVFDEVNEYAHNKLVIYNRWGNIVYQTEDYKNDWDGTSNGRSTINREDKLPSATYFYNLELWDEPNAYQKLKKGWVYINR; this comes from the coding sequence ATGAAAAAACTGTTGCTTTTTATATTAATTAATACTACTTACGTAGTAACAGCACAAACAGGGTTTCACAATACTGGAAATGTACAATTACATAGCGGGTCGAAAATTGGGTTTCATATAAATTTAATAAACAATGGTACTATAGATAATACAATAGGTTTTGCAGGCTTTTACGCCGATAGCGAAGTCAGAACCATTTCAGGCACCAATCAAGTTACCTTCTTTAATGTAGAAATTGATGCACTACAAAACCTAGAGTTATATAACTCTCTAGGAATACGTAATCAATTAAGTTTTATTAATGGGCAAATAATCACCCCTAGAAATAATACAAACATTTCATTAGATTTTATAGATTATGACTTCTATGCAGGTGAAGATAATGAACGACACGTAAATGGATACACCTCTTTAAAACAAGGTAACAAAAACACTTCTAGTTTTACTTTTCCTGTAGGAGACGGAACAATGATTCGTACAATGAGCTTACCTCACACTGATAAAAACTACTTCTTTAAAGGAGCTTATTTTTACGAAGACCCAAATTTTCCTACTAATTTTACTGCTAATTTTTTAACGGATCAAAAACAGGCTGTAATTGAAAACATTAGCAATATCGAGTTCTGGGATTTAGACGGAAAAAACGAAACTCAAATCACATTAACGTGGAATAATCGTAGTGATATTGCCTCTTTAGCCAATCAAATTTCTCAATTAATTGTAGTAGGTTGGAGTAAAACTGAAAATCAATGGGTAAATTTAGATGTATTAAGAGTTACTGGAGACTTGTCTGAAGGAACAATTACATCGGCTCCATTTGTCCCTAATGATTACGAAATAATTACTATTGGCTCACTATTAGGTGATGAAATTAACGCAGACAATAATAATATTTTAATTTCTCCAAATGGAGATAATCTTAACGACTTCTTAGTTTTTGACGAAGTAAATGAATATGCTCATAACAAACTGGTTATTTATAATCGTTGGGGAAATATTGTATATCAAACAGAAGACTATAAAAATGATTGGGATGGTACTTCTAATGGTAGATCAACTATTAATAGAGAAGACAAGCTTCCATCAGCAACGTATTTTTACAATTTAGAATTGTGGGACGAACCAAACGCATATCAAAAACTTAAGAAAGGCTGGGTTTACATTAACCGATAA
- a CDS encoding autotransporter outer membrane beta-barrel domain-containing protein, which translates to MIITFSNTVSSQEIRVIDNKGTIQKVNNNNVTTSTTAPTLPVENDVWFDTTNNEIKIYDAIDGWKLITSTLASQNIYTANGNLTTDRTLSGINNFGLTLENLNHFQLFSNSVEVNGTNSTQIRSTGGTMQISSGTSSQISAGTTMELSAPSNIMLQSPTEFNSTLLDVNNSSGTSGQILSSTGTGIDWIDSPSLNSWLITGNNGTNSSTNFLGTTDAQDLVLRAGNIEKLRLNNNVGQVLVNQASVFNTHPLVIKANGVDVLAFEDNTGTPRWHWNLLADGLNFVESNVEDYRLFLENGGDVGINTSDPTEKLDVNGRLRVRDIQTVTSTTDILTTDVNGVVQKKALLATEANNQITTGTNGGVYLGPTVYTGAFIINSNGNITVNTLPFQPSQITFVAHANVESFNLDTDNGAGNNNTGIANSFGTMNGFARDNGGTITQQVIYVGGSGNSINDISRFASSSNCIGLRYSNQNGNDLGKITASLTSFNTNGFTINVSRTNNASSENLVVLYTAYK; encoded by the coding sequence TTGATAATAACTTTCTCAAATACTGTTTCTTCTCAAGAGATAAGAGTTATTGACAATAAAGGAACTATTCAAAAGGTAAACAATAATAACGTTACTACTTCTACAACTGCACCTACACTCCCAGTTGAAAATGATGTTTGGTTCGATACAACCAACAATGAAATAAAAATATATGATGCTATAGACGGATGGAAGTTAATTACTTCTACACTAGCATCTCAAAACATTTATACTGCTAACGGTAACCTAACAACAGATCGTACTTTGAGTGGCATCAATAATTTTGGATTAACATTAGAAAATCTAAATCACTTTCAGCTATTTAGTAATAGTGTTGAGGTAAATGGTACTAATAGCACCCAAATAAGATCTACTGGTGGTACAATGCAAATATCTTCTGGGACTTCTTCTCAAATTTCAGCAGGTACAACAATGGAGCTTTCTGCTCCAAGTAATATTATGTTACAAAGTCCTACCGAATTTAACAGCACCTTATTAGATGTTAATAACTCTTCTGGTACTTCTGGTCAAATACTAAGCTCTACAGGCACTGGAATTGATTGGATAGATAGTCCCTCATTAAATAGTTGGCTTATTACAGGAAATAATGGAACAAACTCTAGCACTAATTTTTTAGGAACGACTGATGCCCAAGATTTAGTTTTAAGAGCTGGGAATATAGAAAAACTAAGACTTAACAATAACGTTGGACAAGTACTTGTTAATCAAGCTTCCGTTTTTAACACTCATCCTTTAGTTATAAAAGCTAATGGAGTTGATGTTTTAGCTTTTGAAGACAACACAGGAACTCCTAGATGGCACTGGAATCTTTTGGCAGATGGTTTAAACTTTGTTGAAAGTAATGTAGAAGATTATAGGCTCTTCTTAGAAAATGGAGGTGATGTTGGGATTAATACAAGTGACCCCACCGAAAAGTTGGATGTAAATGGAAGGTTACGTGTTCGAGATATTCAAACGGTTACAAGTACTACTGATATTTTAACAACAGACGTTAATGGTGTAGTACAAAAAAAAGCTTTATTAGCAACAGAAGCAAACAATCAAATCACTACTGGCACAAATGGTGGAGTATATTTAGGCCCAACTGTATACACTGGTGCTTTTATAATCAACTCAAACGGAAATATTACTGTAAACACATTACCTTTTCAACCTTCCCAAATTACCTTTGTTGCCCACGCAAATGTTGAATCTTTTAACTTAGATACAGATAATGGTGCAGGCAATAACAATACCGGAATAGCCAATTCATTTGGTACTATGAATGGTTTTGCAAGAGATAATGGTGGTACTATAACTCAGCAAGTTATTTATGTTGGTGGTAGTGGTAATTCTATTAACGACATATCAAGGTTTGCTTCTTCATCAAACTGTATAGGCTTAAGGTATAGTAATCAAAACGGTAACGACCTTGGTAAAATTACAGCTTCGCTTACTTCTTTTAACACTAACGGCTTTACTATTAATGTAAGTAGAACTAATAATGCAAGTAGTGAAAACCTTGTTGTATTATACACCGCCTACAAATAA
- a CDS encoding ATP-grasp domain-containing protein — protein MIKNNSIKKITDWEHWPSAMFYLPNLPYAFYLAFKAKHLAFFSAANPCIKSSGNGTESKYETILLVPEKHRPKSVLIKPKTDFKTVCKNIKDQKINFPLIAKPDVGFRGLLVEKITTKETLKNYLEKYSIDIIIQEFLDYKNECGIFYHRNPKDDSGKISSLTLKHFLSVTGDGTSTLKELILADKRAKLYIDLFFKIHQDKLTEIPIKNKVIKLTAVGNHSKGTQFINGNHLISDKLTDTFDKLSKSIPGWYYGRIDLKYNTFEELEKGINFKILEINGIIAEPTHIYDSQNYTYLKALKAIRTHWKSLFNIAITNHKNFNTPYKNSLSFLNEIILLKRYTKKIKRLSK, from the coding sequence TTGATTAAAAACAATTCCATAAAAAAAATAACAGATTGGGAGCATTGGCCATCCGCTATGTTTTATCTCCCTAACCTTCCTTACGCATTTTATTTAGCTTTCAAAGCAAAACATTTAGCTTTTTTTAGCGCTGCTAATCCATGTATTAAAAGTTCTGGAAATGGCACAGAAAGCAAGTACGAAACAATTTTATTAGTTCCTGAAAAACATAGACCAAAATCAGTTTTAATTAAACCAAAAACTGATTTTAAAACTGTTTGTAAAAATATCAAGGACCAAAAAATTAATTTTCCTTTAATAGCAAAACCCGATGTTGGCTTTAGAGGTTTATTAGTTGAAAAAATAACTACAAAAGAAACACTAAAAAACTATCTTGAAAAATATTCCATTGACATTATTATTCAAGAGTTTTTAGACTATAAAAATGAGTGTGGGATATTTTATCATAGAAACCCAAAGGATGATTCTGGAAAAATTTCTTCATTAACCCTAAAACATTTTTTATCTGTTACAGGAGACGGAACCTCTACTTTAAAAGAATTAATTTTAGCTGATAAAAGAGCTAAATTATACATAGATTTATTTTTTAAAATTCATCAAGATAAACTTACAGAAATCCCTATTAAAAATAAGGTTATTAAACTTACTGCTGTAGGCAATCATTCCAAGGGAACTCAGTTTATTAATGGTAATCATTTGATAAGTGACAAACTAACTGACACCTTTGACAAACTAAGTAAATCAATTCCCGGTTGGTATTATGGACGAATTGATCTAAAGTACAATACTTTTGAGGAGCTAGAAAAAGGAATCAACTTTAAAATACTTGAAATCAACGGAATTATAGCAGAACCTACTCATATTTACGATTCACAAAATTACACCTATCTAAAAGCCTTGAAAGCTATAAGAACACATTGGAAATCACTCTTTAATATTGCTATTACAAACCATAAAAATTTCAATACTCCATACAAAAATTCTTTGAGCTTTCTTAATGAAATTATTTTATTGAAAAGGTATACAAAAAAAATTAAACGCCTTTCTAAATAG